The DNA segment ctTCATGCACCATCATTAAAGGAAACTAGAGAATTGGaggtaaatattttgaagacAGTTAGAGATTTGAAACGTTATAAAGAACTTAATAGTGATGGTGATGATACTGATCAAAAGGAACCTTTAGatgttgataatattattagtttGTTGAGTAGATCGTTAACTGCAGTTTCCCACTGGACTTTACAATCTCAATTATCTTTGCTTTCAAAAGGATctgaattcaaaaatacaGTAGCGACAACAAATAATTTCGATAACTGTTTAAGAAGCCCTCCtataatatcttcaaaacAATCTCCAAAGCTAATGGAACCTTTCAATAGTAAAAATGTAGAGATACAAGgatcaataatattaaatgacTCTCCAATAAATGAAGCCGATacaaaaatacaaaaatcAAGTAAACCCATAAAGAAAAGACCGTCACTTTCAGCAAATGATAATCTGCTTACAAATAAATCTCCAAAgacaataaaatttaattataacaACTACTACAATCTAAAAACAgtaaatcaaaaaatagaaaataaaataaaggtcaagaaaaatatcagTCCTTTCCAGACTCCATgcaatataattttaatgaattcacCACCAGGTGAATTAGAAGATAGTGACAAGGTTAGTAAGAATACACACAATAATGGACAATCCGAATATTTGCATTTAATAGAATCAAACAAACCACATCCAAGAATGAGACGCACTAGTGACAATCCAGCAAAAAATGAGTACATAAGggtttttcatttaaaaaaagtGAAATCATAATTTTGTCTGATTGCactctttcttcttctttttcttttttttcataGCATTGACAAGATCCATTTTATCACAATAAAAAGGGATTTAAAGAACATTTTACAACAATAACTAAAATAACTGGATATCCGAAACAAGCATAATaactaataaaatttcaatggGAAATAATTAACAATATCCTAATTGTAGACATTCACTTTCATTTCTAAAGATATTTATGTCATATTAATTCCCGATATGTAACTATACTTTTAGACACTtagaatatatacattcatttaaaataataataactatttattacttttattataaccatctgatattaaatatgatttttgaaaaatctaataGTTGTCACGTGATTTTTTGCAAGGAGTCCTGACATGTGAAAATTCAGGTTCcccaaatatattatatttaaaaagcAGCTGAGTTATACGTCGATTAGATTCAAATTTAAGAGAACAGTCATACTACAACTTAAATTCAATAgttatcatttgaaaactgaatacaaaaaaataacaattctATGCtgtataaataaatgaattggtagaaaaaaagattaacagaataaaaaaattagtaATCCATTGACCGgttcaatataataattttgtaaatattattcacAGTTTATTAAAGGCACTCACAACTACACAAAAAACTCAATAAGTAATAATGGTTCGAATATGGCATTTGGCACAATACTATATGCCTTTGTTTAGCTCCAATAAACctattattacaattacatCGATTATTGTAGCAGGGtcgatatatttattagtatatttGACATCTTCCTTTTTAATAACGCATTACTATAATGATCCAAATATGTTTATACCCAATTCACAAGATTACTTTAGgacattattattaggtTTATTTTCaccatttttatattacttcataaagaagattttgcttaatattaaaaataaacaaattataaCAAACATTGTTTTTGATTTCCCTTTAAATGATCTTTATATGTTTTTACTAATAATATGTTTAGCATATCCACAAACGCAAGATCTTTCAATAACAATAGATGATAGTGGTCCTGACTATGCATCCTTGGAATGGCATATAATCCCAAGGCAATCTTATCTATTTGGAATCTCATGGAGTTTGGGTGAgtttttgatttcaatttgttcaaatatttcCTTATTTGTAGaagtttttgaagaaaCGGGAGAGGATGAATATGGAAATATATTGGATAACGCAAATGAAGACGATAACTATGCTGGCATTAAAAATACTAGGTTGCCATCAAAAAGTAGAGATGAAATCAGTCTTTCTCAATGTTTAAAAGTTAGATACAGTTCATCAACGTTATCAAATAATGTTTATTCATCCCTAAGTAAAACTGTTAACCCATCTTACGGAAGTACCAATAATAATGTCAAGAATCATGATGACCCTACTAAAAATAAGGGAAAAGTGACATCCGCTGATGATGATTTCGAGaataaaatgattttagTAAACCCTTATGATAACTCACTAATAATTACAACAAAAAGCGgtacaaaaaaattaaatgaacaaaGAAAGAATAAGCTAAATGAGAGAAATTTGAACAATAGTGATTCTCTTTATTTGAATGACATAGACGAAGTTGGAAGAATTCATT comes from the Tetrapisispora phaffii CBS 4417 chromosome 1, complete genome genome and includes:
- the AIT1 gene encoding Ait1p (similar to Saccharomyces cerevisiae YDL180W; ancestral locus Anc_7.291), which gives rise to MVRIWHLAQYYMPLFSSNKPIITITSIIVAGSIYLLVYLTSSFLITHYYNDPNMFIPNSQDYFRTLLLGLFSPFLYYFIKKILLNIKNKQIITNIVFDFPLNDLYMFLLIICLAYPQTQDLSITIDDSGPDYASLEWHIIPRQSYLFGISWSLGEFLISICSNISLFVEVFEETGEDEYGNILDNANEDDNYAGIKNTRLPSKSRDEISLSQCLKVRYSSSTLSNNVYSSLSKTVNPSYGSTNNNVKNHDDPTKNKGKVTSADDDFENKMILVNPYDNSLIITTKSGTKKLNEQRKNKLNERNLNNSDSLYLNDIDEVGRIHYFYSISSTEQFLKQLGAMSLIILNNILLLVGQSLMLSIYFIYVRGHEHLFTKAVNYFGQRWIGVFLSFVVLPLILIDLLFSIILYFWKDVEFFLEGEDSYSDYEDNGIYDGNGNILINHNSIQDYTSFGNSKQRPHSNPILDIYRYKNTDNKQHQDLDMNIKNRDNNGSDGDKNYGINQDNSSNPNNNFLLAGAEGTSIDNMMYSDSTFYIHEEYGSGEPRLLRIIKKGIEIWRNGDRNDIFLFVFLTIYSISNFIGGLICTVYQ
- the TPHA0A03230 gene encoding uncharacterized protein (similar to Saccharomyces cerevisiae YDL129W; ancestral locus Anc_7.292); translation: MYNKNSSTSTIAYKNMINLNNSNNNRNTREGDGDNKKILDLRAGNDGGNSIANRNKRRRLLTYHLATPEEPERNMINTNSVTAQSKNNVLNDFQSDNAFLHNIMDDKTTTLHAPSLKETRELEVNILKTVRDLKRYKELNSDGDDTDQKEPLDVDNIISLLSRSLTAVSHWTLQSQLSLLSKGSEFKNTVATTNNFDNCLRSPPIISSKQSPKLMEPFNSKNVEIQGSIILNDSPINEADTKIQKSSKPIKKRPSLSANDNLLTNKSPKTIKFNYNNYYNLKTVNQKIENKIKVKKNISPFQTPCNIILMNSPPGELEDSDKVSKNTHNNGQSEYLHLIESNKPHPRMRRTSDNPAKNEYIRVFHLKKVKS